In Cygnus olor isolate bCygOlo1 chromosome 12, bCygOlo1.pri.v2, whole genome shotgun sequence, one DNA window encodes the following:
- the GOT2 gene encoding LOW QUALITY PROTEIN: aspartate aminotransferase, mitochondrial (The sequence of the model RefSeq protein was modified relative to this genomic sequence to represent the inferred CDS: inserted 1 base in 1 codon), with translation MALLQSCRFLAAPRRAAAVRASSWWSHVEMGPPDPILGVTEAFKRDTNSKKMNLGVGAYRDDNGKPYVLSCVRKAEAMIASKKMDKEYLPIGGLADFTRASAELALGENSEAFKSGRYVTVQGISGTGSLRIGANFLQRFFKSSRDVYLPKPSWXNHTPIFRDAGLQLQAYRYYDPKTCSLDFTGAVEDISKIPEKSIILLHACAHNPTGVDPRQEQWKELAAMVKKRNLLVYFDMAYQGFASGDINRDAWAVRHFIEQGINIVLSQSYAKNMGLYGERAGAFTVICSDAEEAKRVESQLKILIRPMYSNPPLNGARIASIILNTPELRKEWLVEVKGMADRIIGMRTQLVSNLKKEGSSRNWQHITDQIGMFCFTGLKPEQVERPDQGVLHLYDKGRPNLHGGCYVGQRRLPGSCHPSSHQVKTERALELLAFPAGGRRGRKGSKQNTSNHST, from the exons ATGgcgctgctgcagagctgccgcTTCctcgccgccccccgccgcgccgccgccgtcCGCGCCAG CTCATGGTGGTCCCACGTGGAGATGGGTCCCCCCGACCCTATCCTGGGGGTGACAGAAGCTTTCAAGCGCGACACCAACTCCAAGAAGATGAACCTGGGTGTGGGGGCGTACCGGGACGACAACGGGAAGCCGTACGTGCTGAGCTGCGTTCGCAAG GCAGAGGCGATGATAGCCTCTAAGAAGATGGACAAGGAGTATTTGCCCATCGGGGGGCTGGCGGATTTCACCCGGGCATCGGCAGAACTGGCGCTGGGTGAAAACAGCGAGGCTTTCAAGAGCGGCCGG TATGTCACCGTGCAGGGTATTTCTGGGACTGGATCTCTGCGAATTGGAGCCAATTTTTTG CAACGGTTCTTCAAGTCCAGCCGTGACGTGTACCTACCCAAACCCTCCT GCAATCACACGCCAATCTTCCGCGATGCAGGCTTGCAACTTCAGGCTTACCGCTACTACGACCCCAAAACGTGCAGCCTTGACTTCACTGGAGCCGTGGAGGACATTTCT AAAATTCCAGAGAAGAGCATCATCCTCTTGCACGCGTGTGCTCACAACCCCACCGGAGTGGATCCCCGGCAGGAGCAGTggaaggagctggcagccaTGGTGAAG AAACGGAACCTCCTGGTGTACTTCGACATGGCCTACCAGGGCTTTGCCAGCGGGGACATCAACCGGGACGCCTGGGCTGTGCGGCATTTCATCGAGCAGGGCATCAACATCGTGCTGTCGCAGTCCTACGCCAAGAACATGGGGCTGTACG GAGAGCGTGCGGGTGCCTTCACGGTGATCTGCAGTGACGCAGAGGAAGCCAAGAGGGTCGAGTCGCAGCTGAAGATCCTCATCCGTCCCATGTACTCCAACCCGCCCCTGAACGGAGCCCGCATCGCCTCCATCATCCTGAACACCCCTGAGCTGCGAAAGGAGTG GCTGGTGGAGGTGAAGGGCATGGCTGACCGGATCATCGGCATGCGGACTCAGCTGGTGTCCAACCTCAAGAAAGAGGGATCCTCCCGCAACTGGCAGCACATCACCGACCAGATTGGCATGTTTTGCTTCACAGGGCTGAAGCCTGAGCAG GTGGAGCGGCCTGATCAAGGAGTTCTCCATCTATATGACAAAGGACGGCCGAATCTCCATGGCGGGTGTTACGTCGGGCAACGTAGGTTACCTGGCTCATGCCATCCATCAAGTCACCAAGTAAAGACAGAGCGTGCTCTGGAGCTGTTGGCCTTCCCCGCTggtggaagaaggggaaggaaaggaagcaagCAGAATACTTCCAACCACAGCACTTAA
- the SLC38A7 gene encoding putative sodium-coupled neutral amino acid transporter 7, whose amino-acid sequence MAQATGSINSDYRDWEWSADAGERARLLQSPSVETVPKSGESQGSGLGATSALGAVFIVVNAALGAGLLNFPAAFNMAGGVAAGIALQMCMLIFIIGGLVILAYCSQASNERTYQEVVWAVCGKVPGVLCEVAIAVYTFGTCIAFLIIIGDQEDKIIAALVTEPEEAGSSRWYTDRKFTISITAFLLILPLSIPKEIGFQKYASSLSVIGTWYVTAVIIIKYIWPDKELVPVEIPTSPSTWMAVFNAMPTICFGFQCHVSSVPVFNSMKQPEVKTWGAVVTAAMVIALFVYTGTGVCGFLTFGASVDQDVLLSYPSDDIPVALARAFIILCVLTSYPILHFCGRAVLEGLWLRYTGVTVEEDVVRERRRRLLQTISWFLLTLLLALFIPDIGKVISVIGGLAACFIFVFPGLCLIQAKLSEIQETRAVSWWAQVSYGVFMVTLGAFIFGQTTANAIFVDLTA is encoded by the exons ATGGCTCAGGCCACCGGGAGCATCAACAGTGACTACAGGGACTGGGAGTGGAGCGCCGATGCTGGGGAACGGGccaggctcctgcagagccccagcgTGGAGACGGTACCGAAGAGCGGGGAGAGCCAAGGCAGCGGCCTGGGGGCCACGTCCGCGCTGGGCGCCGTGTTCATCGTGGTGAACGCCGCCCTCGGGGCTGGGCTGCTCAACTTCCCCGCCGCCTTCAACATGGCCGGCGGCGTGGCCGCGGGCATCGCGCTGCAGATG TGCATGCTGATCTTCATCATCGGGGGCCTGGTCATCCTGGCGTACTGCTCGCAGGCCAGCAACGAGCGGACGTACCAAGAGGTCGTGTGGGCAGTGTGCGGGAAGGTGCCGGGCGTGCTGTGCGAGGTGGCCATCGCCGTCTACACCTTTGGCACCTGCATCGCTTTCCTCATCATTATCGGAGACCAGGAGGACAAGA TCATCGCTGCGCTGGTGACAGAGCCTGAGGAAGCGGGGAGCAGCCGCTGGTACACCGACCGCAAGTTCACCATCAGCATCACTGCCTTCCTCCTCATCCtgcccctctccatccccaagGAGATCGGCTTCCAGAAGTACGCCAG CTCTCTGAGTGTGATTGGCACGTGGTACGTCACTGCCGTCATCATCATCAAGTACATCTGGCCCGACAAGGAGCTTGTGCCTGTGGAGATCCCCACCAG cccctccaccTGGATGGCTGTGTTCAACGCCATGCCCACCATCTGCTTCGGGTTCCAG TGCCACGTGAGCAGCGTGCCCGTCTTTAACAGCATGAAGCAGCCGGAGGTGAAGACCTGGGGAGCGGTGGTGACAGCGGCCATGGTGATCGCTCTCTTTGTCTATACAGGCACTG GCGTCTGCGGCTTCCTGACGTTTGGGGCCAGCGTGGACCAGGACGTGTTGCTTTCCTACCCTTCCGATGACATCCCCGTCGCCCTCGCCCGGGCCTTCATCATCCTGTGCGTGCTGACGTCCTACCCCATCCTGCACTTCTGCGGCCG GGCCGTTCTGGAGGGCCTCTGGCTCCGCTACACCGGGGTGACGGTAGAGGAGGACGTGGTTCGGGAACGGAGGAGGCGCCTGCTTCAGACCATCAGTTGGTTCCTGCTGACTCTTCTCTTGGCTCTCTTCATCCCTGACATCGGAAAAGTCATCTCCGTCATCGGGGGCTTGGCCGCCTGCTTCATCTTTGTCTTTCCAG GGCTCTGCCTGATTCAAGCCAAACTCTCCGAGATCCAAGAAACCAGGGCAGTCAG CTGGTGGGCCCAGGTCAGCTATGGGGTGTTCATGGTCACCCTCGGAGCCTTCATCTTCGGACAGACCACTGCCAATGCCATCTTTGTGGATCTCACAGCCTGA